The Streptomyces sp. DH-12 genome has a window encoding:
- the dusB gene encoding tRNA dihydrouridine synthase DusB, whose translation MPTPSPTPSTPVTTTLSIGPHAVQPPVVLAPMAGITNAPFRTLCREFSGGKGLFVSEMITTRALVERNEKTMQLIRFDAAEQPRSLQLYGVDPATVGKAVRMIAEEGLADHIDLNFGCPVPKVTRKGGGSALPFKRNLLRAILREAVAGAGDLPVTMKMRKGIDDDHITYLDAGRIAVEEGVTAIALHGRTAAQHYGGTADWEAIARLKEHVPEIPVLGNGDIWSADDALRMVRETGCDGVVVGRGCLGRPWLFADLVAAFEGRPDAYVRPTLREVADVMVRHATLLGEWIGDESRGVIDFRKHVAWYLKGFAVGSEMRRRLAVTSTLEELRAGLDELDLDQPWPAGADGPRGRTSGNNRVVLPDGWLKDPYDCAGVGEDAELDTSGG comes from the coding sequence ATGCCCACGCCCTCGCCGACCCCGAGCACGCCCGTGACCACGACCCTGTCCATCGGCCCGCACGCCGTGCAACCGCCCGTCGTGCTCGCCCCGATGGCCGGGATCACCAACGCGCCCTTCCGCACCCTGTGCCGGGAGTTCAGCGGTGGCAAGGGGCTGTTCGTCAGCGAGATGATCACCACCCGGGCGCTGGTCGAGCGCAACGAGAAGACCATGCAGCTCATCCGGTTCGACGCCGCCGAGCAGCCGCGCTCCCTCCAGCTCTACGGCGTCGACCCGGCCACCGTCGGCAAGGCCGTCCGCATGATCGCGGAGGAGGGCCTCGCCGACCACATCGACCTCAACTTCGGCTGCCCGGTGCCCAAGGTGACCCGCAAGGGCGGCGGCTCGGCGCTCCCCTTCAAGCGGAACCTGCTGCGCGCCATCCTGCGCGAGGCCGTCGCCGGCGCCGGGGACCTGCCGGTCACGATGAAGATGCGCAAGGGCATCGACGACGACCACATCACCTACCTGGACGCCGGCCGCATCGCCGTCGAGGAGGGCGTCACCGCCATCGCGCTGCACGGCCGCACCGCCGCCCAGCACTACGGCGGCACCGCCGACTGGGAGGCGATCGCCCGGCTCAAGGAGCACGTCCCCGAGATCCCGGTGCTCGGCAACGGGGACATCTGGTCCGCCGACGACGCCCTGCGCATGGTCCGCGAGACCGGCTGCGACGGCGTGGTCGTCGGCCGCGGCTGCCTCGGCCGGCCGTGGCTCTTCGCCGACCTGGTCGCCGCCTTCGAGGGCCGCCCGGACGCCTACGTACGGCCCACCCTGCGCGAGGTGGCCGACGTGATGGTGCGGCACGCCACCCTGCTCGGCGAGTGGATCGGCGACGAGTCGCGCGGCGTGATCGACTTCCGCAAGCACGTCGCCTGGTACCTGAAGGGCTTCGCGGTCGGCTCCGAGATGCGCCGCCGCCTCGCCGTCACCTCCACCCTGGAGGAGCTGCGGGCGGGACTGGACGAGCTGGACCTGGACCAGCCCTGGCCGGCCGGCGCCGACGGCCCCCGCGGCCGTACGTCCGGCAACAACCGCGTGGTGCTGCCGGACGGCTGGCTGAAGGACCCCTACGACTGCGCGGGCGTCGGCGAGGACGCCGAGCTGGACACCTCCGGCGGCTGA